The following are from one region of the Veillonella nakazawae genome:
- the rny gene encoding ribonuclease Y, which translates to MRLILEYSLIAVVMVLIGLGVGYFLRKNIAEGKLNQAEQEAARIIANGERTAESKKKEALLEAKEEIHKLRSDVERENKDRRSELQRMERRILQKEESLDKKLDNIEHKEEALHRKEADLAQSREKIEALYEKQMAELERISGMTFEEAKNILLTNVEQEIRHETAIMVKEMEQQAKDDAEKKAKEIISSAIQRCAADHVAETTVSVVALPNDEMKGRIIGREGRNIRALETLTGIDLIIDDTPEAVILSGFDPIRREVARIALEKLIVDGRIHPARIEEMVGKARKEVDQTIKEAGEQATFEADVHGLHPEIVKILGRLKYRTSYGQNVLKHSIEVSHLAGLMAAELGCDVTLAKRGGLIHDIGKALDRELEGSHVQIGVDVARKYRESAAVINCIGAHHGDEEFQSVEAVLVAAADAISAARPGARRETLENYLKRLSKLEEIAESFEGVEKCFAIQAGREIRVVVKPDKIDEAESTLLVRNIVKRIESELEYPGQIKVVIIRETRVVDYAK; encoded by the coding sequence GTGAGACTGATTTTAGAGTATAGTCTAATTGCAGTGGTAATGGTACTGATTGGACTAGGGGTAGGCTATTTTTTACGAAAAAATATTGCTGAAGGAAAACTGAATCAAGCTGAACAAGAGGCTGCACGCATCATCGCAAATGGTGAGCGCACAGCTGAGTCTAAAAAGAAAGAAGCTTTATTAGAAGCGAAAGAAGAAATTCATAAGCTCCGTTCTGATGTAGAACGAGAAAATAAAGATCGCCGTTCTGAACTTCAACGTATGGAACGTCGTATTCTTCAAAAAGAAGAATCTTTGGATAAAAAATTAGACAATATTGAACACAAAGAGGAAGCTTTACATCGCAAAGAAGCTGACTTAGCCCAAAGCCGTGAAAAAATTGAAGCTTTGTATGAAAAACAAATGGCAGAGTTAGAACGTATTTCTGGCATGACATTTGAAGAAGCTAAGAATATCTTGTTAACAAATGTAGAACAAGAAATTCGTCATGAAACGGCAATTATGGTTAAGGAAATGGAGCAGCAAGCTAAGGATGATGCGGAGAAAAAAGCAAAAGAAATTATCTCCTCTGCAATCCAACGTTGCGCAGCTGACCATGTGGCGGAGACTACCGTATCCGTAGTGGCATTGCCTAATGATGAAATGAAAGGCCGCATTATTGGTCGTGAGGGCCGTAATATTCGCGCACTCGAAACATTAACAGGTATTGACTTGATTATCGATGACACACCAGAAGCAGTTATTCTTTCTGGCTTCGACCCAATTCGTCGTGAAGTGGCTCGTATTGCTTTAGAAAAATTGATTGTAGATGGTCGTATCCATCCAGCTCGTATTGAAGAAATGGTTGGTAAAGCTCGTAAAGAGGTTGACCAAACTATTAAAGAAGCTGGTGAACAAGCAACATTTGAAGCTGATGTTCATGGCTTACATCCTGAAATTGTTAAGATTTTAGGTCGTTTGAAATATCGTACTAGTTACGGTCAAAACGTTTTGAAACATTCTATTGAAGTATCTCATTTAGCAGGTTTGATGGCGGCTGAACTAGGCTGTGATGTAACATTGGCTAAACGAGGTGGTTTGATCCATGATATTGGTAAAGCATTAGACCGTGAACTTGAAGGTTCTCATGTTCAAATCGGTGTTGATGTGGCTCGTAAATATCGTGAAAGCGCAGCAGTAATTAACTGCATTGGCGCTCATCATGGTGATGAAGAGTTCCAATCTGTAGAAGCTGTATTAGTAGCAGCTGCTGATGCTATCTCTGCGGCTCGTCCAGGAGCACGTCGAGAAACATTAGAAAACTACTTAAAACGTTTATCTAAATTGGAAGAAATCGCTGAATCCTTCGAAGGCGTTGAAAAATGCTTTGCTATTCAAGCAGGTCGTGAGATTCGCGTTGTAGTAAAACCGGATAAGATTGATGAAGCTGAGTCTACATTACTTGTTCGGAATATCGTAAAACGCATCGAGTCTGAACTCGAATATCCAGGCCAAATTAAGGTCGTAATTATTCGTGAAACTCGCGTTGTGGATTACGCAAAATAA
- a CDS encoding regulatory protein RecX, whose translation MSEETMQAAMDQAYRFLAQRFLSSYELTQKMRRKQIEDPIIERVLERLRDYDYINDERLSEQVLDYLMKEQKYGAYMIKQKMKLRGLTVPPEISDYDEVKAAYRVVEKKFGSILNEDCTPRVKVFNFLKYRGFSTSTIQVVCNDFYE comes from the coding sequence ATGAGTGAAGAAACGATGCAAGCTGCTATGGATCAAGCGTATCGCTTCCTAGCTCAACGATTTCTAAGTTCCTATGAACTGACACAAAAAATGAGACGTAAACAAATCGAGGACCCAATCATTGAGCGGGTCCTCGAACGCCTTAGAGATTATGATTATATCAATGATGAGCGCCTGTCTGAACAAGTATTAGACTATTTGATGAAAGAACAAAAATACGGCGCCTACATGATTAAGCAAAAGATGAAACTTAGAGGTCTTACTGTGCCTCCGGAAATCTCTGATTATGATGAAGTTAAAGCTGCTTATCGTGTAGTGGAGAAAAAGTTTGGTTCCATTCTCAATGAGGACTGCACTCCTCGTGTAAAAGTCTTTAATTTTCTCAAATATAGAGGGTTTTCAACGAGTACTATCCAAGTTGTGTGCAATGATTTTTATGAATAG
- the recA gene encoding recombinase RecA, whose amino-acid sequence MAVDGRQAALDNALKQIEKDFGKGAIMRLGEAADRMNVEVISSGSLAIDIAVGVGGFPRGRVIEIYGPESSGKTTVALHAVAEAQKQGGIAAFIDAEHAMDPVYARNLGVDINNLLISQPDNGEQALEITEALVRSGAVDIVVVDSVAALVPKAEIEGEMGDAHVGLQARLMSKALRKLTGIISKSKTVVIFINQLREKVGVMFGNPETTTGGRALKFYSSVRLDVRKGELIKANNENVGARTKVKVVKNKVAPPFKTAEFDLMYGEGISKAGTLIDIGTNMEIINKSGAWYSYNGERMGQGKEAAKQYLLDNPQIADEIDRIIRDTLAVGTEEIDVIGEEVSEEV is encoded by the coding sequence ATGGCTGTAGATGGCAGACAAGCAGCGTTGGATAACGCGTTAAAACAAATTGAAAAAGACTTTGGTAAAGGCGCTATTATGCGCCTTGGTGAAGCAGCAGATCGCATGAACGTAGAGGTTATCTCCTCTGGGTCCCTTGCTATCGATATCGCTGTTGGTGTAGGTGGTTTCCCTCGTGGTCGTGTTATTGAAATCTATGGCCCAGAATCCTCTGGTAAAACAACAGTAGCACTTCATGCTGTAGCAGAAGCGCAAAAACAAGGTGGCATTGCGGCATTTATTGATGCGGAGCATGCGATGGATCCAGTATATGCTCGTAACTTGGGAGTAGATATCAATAATTTATTGATTTCTCAACCAGACAATGGTGAGCAAGCTCTTGAAATTACAGAAGCTCTTGTTCGCAGTGGCGCTGTAGATATCGTCGTAGTTGACTCCGTTGCAGCTTTAGTTCCTAAAGCTGAAATCGAAGGTGAAATGGGCGATGCTCACGTAGGTTTACAAGCTCGTTTGATGAGTAAAGCATTGCGTAAATTGACTGGTATCATCAGCAAATCTAAAACGGTTGTTATCTTTATCAACCAATTGCGTGAAAAAGTAGGCGTAATGTTTGGTAACCCTGAAACTACAACAGGTGGTCGTGCATTGAAATTCTATTCTTCTGTACGCCTTGATGTTCGTAAGGGTGAACTTATTAAAGCTAACAACGAAAACGTAGGTGCTCGCACTAAAGTTAAAGTAGTTAAAAACAAAGTAGCACCTCCATTCAAAACGGCAGAATTTGACTTGATGTATGGTGAAGGTATTTCTAAAGCAGGTACTCTTATCGATATTGGTACAAATATGGAAATTATCAATAAATCTGGTGCATGGTATTCCTACAATGGGGAACGTATGGGCCAAGGTAAAGAGGCGGCTAAACAATACTTGCTCGACAATCCACAAATCGCTGATGAGATTGATCGTATTATTCGCGATACATTAGCGGTTGGCACTGAAGAAATCGATGTAATCGGTGAAGAAGTAAGTGAAGAAGTATAA
- a CDS encoding ABC transporter substrate-binding protein, which yields MKRWIAPGVLALFVIGMLTYGVNFYHQEQLEHAKEPVRGEITVYTDLPNNITTLLADRYEEEKNVKVTVLPLTEEQMAQRSASNVADTSGDLVLTSEDNLVVGANAGKYAPIVNERIDEVRDNLKDINGYWVGLWYDPIVFVQNDTFYNGIGKYITTWDTLGKQGDWSIVMTDFVASQNAANLLYNMVEYRGEPEALNYLYSLKPHIIQHAKFLSTPVRLTALGESNIGIGNLSDAAQYTRHGYPIKVIYPTDGTSYYVTGAAVLKNSKHKADSVEFINWLLSIKTAKYMVENNFTYMFTNPEMDEPKDSLGHELILWPVNGGYTIDGKKLLLNHWVSQVRFRKE from the coding sequence ATGAAACGGTGGATTGCTCCGGGCGTTTTAGCCCTATTTGTTATAGGAATGTTAACCTATGGCGTAAACTTTTACCATCAAGAACAGTTAGAACATGCAAAAGAACCTGTTCGTGGTGAAATTACAGTTTATACAGACTTGCCGAACAATATAACTACATTGCTTGCCGATCGTTATGAAGAGGAGAAAAATGTAAAAGTTACAGTTTTGCCTCTTACAGAAGAGCAAATGGCCCAACGGTCGGCTTCAAATGTAGCTGATACATCTGGTGATCTGGTACTTACCTCTGAAGATAATCTCGTTGTAGGGGCAAATGCAGGGAAATATGCACCTATCGTTAATGAGAGAATTGACGAAGTACGTGATAATCTAAAAGATATAAATGGGTATTGGGTAGGTCTTTGGTATGATCCTATTGTATTTGTTCAAAATGACACCTTCTACAATGGGATAGGTAAATATATTACTACTTGGGATACATTGGGAAAACAAGGTGATTGGTCTATTGTGATGACCGATTTTGTAGCATCCCAAAATGCAGCTAATTTGTTATATAACATGGTGGAATATAGAGGCGAGCCTGAGGCACTGAACTATTTATATAGTTTAAAGCCACATATAATACAACATGCCAAGTTCTTGTCTACTCCAGTTCGCTTAACTGCGTTAGGAGAGTCTAATATCGGCATTGGTAATTTGTCTGATGCGGCCCAATATACTCGTCATGGATATCCGATTAAGGTTATATACCCAACAGATGGAACATCTTATTATGTAACTGGCGCTGCTGTATTAAAAAATTCAAAACATAAAGCAGATAGCGTTGAATTTATTAATTGGTTGTTATCTATAAAGACTGCAAAATATATGGTTGAAAATAATTTCACCTATATGTTTACGAATCCAGAAATGGATGAGCCAAAAGACTCATTGGGGCACGAGTTAATTTTATGGCCTGTTAATGGTGGTTACACTATAGATGGTAAAAAGTTATTGTTAAATCACTGGGTTAGCCAAGTGCGCTTCCGCAAGGAGTAA
- the dnaG gene encoding DNA primase has product MSRYFENELIEQIKDANDIVSVISEHVALKKRGKNYWGCCPFHNEKTPSFSVAPEKGFYYCFGCHASGNVIKFLMELEHLSFVEVLERLANRANIPLPEAKLSPEQRARDERRKKLYEASELAATFFHNCLTQTSIGKVGLDYLKKRGLTKDTIEKFKLGFAPDGWDKLYRAFHERGIDDSILLELNLVRKNQKGQFYDFFRNRIMFPIMDGKGRVVAFGGRVMDDSTPKYLNSPESAIFEKGKLLFAFDKAYKSIRQERQAILVEGYMDVISAHNHGVTNVVASLGTAYTRDHGHILMRQADEIVLAYDMDGAGRQAAARAIELLQNTDFKVRVLAMPDGKDPDDYVRNHGGQAFKDLVAKAVKPLDYLLSESLIKHDTNDTEGKQAVMADVFPYIANIDSQTQRDDALKTLALPLWLDNSSIFRYFRDYVKKGQIELVDTASAPLPTQDLPKGDAEKLLSLAFTDGEVLQHMMSYLPLEDFEKIEYRGIIEKIFTLFKQEGRLDDTAIQSVLSPSEYDIYSRLVVMSDDEYKVQVPGLIRKIRLHSLREQYKAHSIMADQLKRAGDSTFISELHKCQEIQNLIREWSK; this is encoded by the coding sequence ATGAGCAGATATTTTGAAAATGAATTGATTGAACAAATCAAAGATGCAAATGATATTGTATCTGTAATATCCGAGCATGTAGCTTTAAAGAAACGGGGCAAGAACTATTGGGGTTGTTGTCCATTTCATAATGAAAAGACGCCGTCCTTTAGTGTTGCCCCTGAAAAGGGCTTTTATTATTGTTTTGGCTGTCATGCATCGGGGAATGTCATTAAATTCCTCATGGAACTAGAGCATTTAAGCTTTGTAGAGGTTCTAGAGCGGCTTGCAAATCGTGCTAATATTCCCTTGCCGGAGGCAAAACTTTCACCAGAACAACGAGCTCGAGATGAACGACGAAAAAAATTATATGAAGCTTCAGAATTAGCGGCTACATTTTTCCATAACTGCCTTACTCAAACATCGATTGGTAAGGTGGGCCTTGATTACTTAAAAAAAAGGGGCCTTACAAAAGATACGATTGAAAAATTTAAATTAGGCTTTGCTCCAGATGGTTGGGATAAGTTGTATCGCGCCTTTCACGAACGTGGTATCGATGATTCTATTCTCTTGGAGTTGAATTTGGTCCGTAAAAACCAAAAGGGACAGTTTTACGATTTCTTTAGAAACCGAATTATGTTTCCTATTATGGATGGTAAAGGTCGAGTAGTTGCCTTTGGTGGTCGTGTTATGGATGACAGCACGCCAAAATATTTAAACTCACCAGAATCAGCCATCTTTGAAAAGGGAAAACTATTATTTGCCTTTGATAAGGCTTATAAATCTATTCGTCAAGAGCGACAGGCTATCCTTGTAGAAGGGTATATGGACGTTATATCTGCCCATAACCATGGTGTTACTAATGTAGTAGCATCCTTGGGGACGGCTTATACACGAGATCATGGTCATATCTTAATGAGGCAGGCTGATGAAATTGTGCTGGCCTATGATATGGATGGAGCAGGTCGTCAAGCAGCAGCTAGGGCTATAGAATTATTACAAAATACGGACTTTAAGGTGCGTGTTCTGGCTATGCCAGATGGTAAGGATCCAGATGATTATGTACGTAATCATGGAGGACAAGCATTTAAAGATTTAGTAGCTAAAGCGGTTAAACCTCTTGATTATTTATTAAGTGAGTCTTTAATTAAACACGACACAAATGATACGGAAGGGAAGCAAGCTGTTATGGCTGATGTATTCCCATATATTGCTAATATAGATAGTCAAACACAACGGGATGATGCTCTAAAGACATTGGCATTACCACTATGGCTTGATAATAGTAGTATTTTTAGATATTTCCGAGACTATGTAAAAAAAGGACAAATTGAATTGGTTGATACTGCGTCTGCACCGTTGCCAACACAGGATTTACCTAAAGGTGATGCAGAAAAATTATTGTCCTTAGCCTTTACAGATGGTGAAGTGTTACAACATATGATGAGCTATTTGCCATTAGAAGACTTTGAAAAAATTGAATATCGAGGTATAATAGAAAAGATATTCACCTTATTTAAACAAGAAGGTCGTCTAGATGATACTGCCATTCAATCTGTTTTATCCCCATCGGAGTATGATATTTACTCTAGATTGGTTGTTATGAGTGACGATGAATATAAGGTACAAGTGCCTGGATTAATCCGTAAGATAAGGCTTCATTCATTGCGTGAACAGTATAAAGCGCATTCAATTATGGCGGATCAATTAAAACGGGCAGGAGATTCGACATTTATTAGCGAATTACATAAGTGTCAGGAAATACAGAACTTAATTAGAGAATGGTCTAAGTAA
- the rpoD gene encoding RNA polymerase sigma factor RpoD — protein sequence MAKKVQKSQIEEIVEQLLEKGRKTGVLTQSEISDALHEQTGLTAEQLDDIYTTFGKLNIEVVADIDSEDADAQPIEPEEEDEEDTPNEKNISIDLSVDSGVNIDDPVRMYLKEIGRVPLLSADEEIVLAKQIEAGAAEDATYKDIQLAKKAKKKLVDANLRLVVSIAKRYVGRGMLFLDLIQEGNLGLIKAVDKFDYTKGYKFSTYATWWIRQAITRAIADQARTIRIPVHMVETINKLIRISRQLLQDKGREPLPEEIAEGMGITVERVREIQKIAQEPVSLETPIGEEEDSHLGDFIEDQDAIAPDDAASYILLQEQIEDVFTCLTDREQQVLILRFGLKDGKPRTLEEVGQHFNVTRERIRQIEGKALTKLRNRGKRDKIKDFL from the coding sequence GTGGCTAAGAAAGTACAAAAAAGTCAAATAGAGGAGATTGTAGAACAACTTCTTGAAAAAGGCCGAAAAACCGGCGTGTTGACACAATCAGAGATTTCAGATGCTCTTCATGAGCAAACTGGACTTACTGCGGAACAATTAGACGATATTTATACTACATTTGGTAAATTAAATATTGAAGTAGTGGCTGATATCGACAGTGAGGATGCGGACGCTCAGCCAATAGAACCAGAAGAAGAGGATGAAGAAGATACTCCTAATGAAAAGAATATCTCCATCGATTTAAGTGTAGACTCTGGTGTTAACATTGATGATCCTGTACGTATGTATCTCAAGGAAATTGGTCGTGTCCCATTGCTTTCTGCAGATGAAGAAATCGTTTTAGCAAAGCAAATTGAAGCTGGCGCAGCAGAAGATGCTACATATAAAGATATTCAACTTGCCAAAAAGGCTAAGAAAAAATTGGTAGATGCTAACTTGCGCTTAGTTGTAAGTATTGCAAAACGTTATGTAGGTCGCGGCATGTTATTCTTGGATTTGATTCAAGAAGGTAACTTGGGCCTTATTAAAGCTGTAGATAAGTTCGATTATACAAAGGGTTATAAATTCTCCACATATGCTACATGGTGGATTCGTCAAGCTATTACTCGTGCTATTGCGGACCAAGCTCGTACGATTCGTATTCCTGTACATATGGTAGAAACAATCAATAAATTGATTCGTATTTCCAGACAATTATTGCAAGATAAAGGTCGTGAACCATTACCAGAAGAAATCGCAGAAGGTATGGGCATTACGGTAGAGCGCGTGCGTGAAATTCAAAAAATCGCACAAGAGCCAGTATCATTGGAAACTCCAATTGGTGAAGAGGAAGACTCTCACTTGGGAGACTTTATTGAGGACCAAGATGCTATTGCTCCAGACGATGCAGCTAGCTACATCTTATTACAAGAACAAATTGAAGATGTATTTACATGTTTAACTGACCGTGAGCAACAAGTATTGATCTTGCGCTTTGGTTTGAAGGATGGTAAACCTCGTACATTAGAAGAAGTGGGTCAACACTTCAATGTTACTCGTGAACGTATCCGCCAAATCGAAGGTAAGGCGCTTACTAAATTGCGTAACCGCGGTAA
- the rimO gene encoding 30S ribosomal protein S12 methylthiotransferase RimO has translation MGKKLGYVSLGCAKNLVDTEVMLGLLKDNGYTITEDLSEADLIVVNTCTFIEKAKAESINTILEVAQYKEDGKCKGLIVAGCLSQQYQDELFQEIPEIDALIGTGAWDQIMVAVDAIEHGNRSCIMENITNIYDERMPRIQTTPRYSAYVKIAEGCNNGCTFCIIPKVRGAFRSRTIESIKAEVERLAASGVKEVVLIAQDTTSYGIDLNDGKPLLTTLLKELTAVEGIEWIRMLYLYPTFFSDELLDIIVNEPKLCKYVDIPLQHVNNDILKQMNRRDDRNDIERLLKKIRNAPTHITLRTSIIVGFPGETDEQFEELCDFVKEIKFDNMGVFTYSQEEGTPAGAREDQVPEEVKDERYHILMSIQAAISEENNRDLEGTIDYAMVEEIEEGDNNTLLAKGRLKSQAPDVDGNMYIEDCGEDVQPGDILKVQVEQGFAYDVVATVVE, from the coding sequence ATGGGTAAGAAATTAGGGTATGTTAGCCTAGGTTGTGCTAAAAACTTAGTAGATACAGAGGTAATGTTAGGCTTATTGAAAGATAATGGCTATACGATTACAGAGGACCTAAGCGAAGCAGATCTTATCGTTGTAAATACCTGTACCTTTATTGAGAAAGCAAAAGCCGAGTCTATTAATACTATTCTTGAGGTGGCTCAATATAAAGAGGATGGTAAATGTAAAGGCCTTATTGTAGCAGGTTGCTTAAGCCAACAATATCAAGATGAATTATTCCAAGAAATTCCTGAAATTGATGCTTTAATCGGCACAGGTGCATGGGACCAAATTATGGTAGCCGTTGATGCTATTGAGCATGGCAATCGTAGTTGTATTATGGAGAATATTACGAACATCTATGATGAACGTATGCCTCGCATTCAGACTACACCTCGTTACAGTGCATATGTAAAAATTGCTGAAGGCTGTAACAATGGTTGTACCTTCTGTATTATTCCAAAGGTGCGTGGTGCATTCCGCAGTCGTACTATTGAGTCTATTAAGGCCGAAGTAGAACGATTGGCTGCATCCGGTGTTAAAGAGGTCGTTCTTATCGCTCAGGATACGACTAGTTACGGTATTGATCTAAATGATGGTAAACCATTGTTGACTACATTGCTTAAGGAATTAACTGCCGTAGAAGGTATCGAATGGATTCGCATGTTATACTTGTATCCAACTTTCTTCTCCGATGAATTGTTAGATATTATCGTTAATGAGCCAAAACTTTGTAAATATGTAGATATTCCATTGCAACATGTGAATAACGATATTTTAAAACAAATGAATCGTCGTGATGATCGCAATGATATTGAACGTTTACTTAAGAAGATTAGAAATGCACCGACCCATATTACATTGCGTACATCTATCATCGTTGGTTTTCCTGGTGAAACAGATGAACAATTTGAAGAACTTTGCGACTTTGTAAAAGAAATCAAATTCGATAATATGGGCGTGTTTACCTACTCTCAAGAGGAAGGTACTCCTGCAGGTGCTCGTGAAGACCAAGTGCCAGAAGAGGTTAAAGACGAACGTTATCATATTCTCATGTCCATTCAAGCAGCTATCTCTGAAGAAAATAATCGCGACTTAGAAGGTACCATTGATTATGCGATGGTCGAAGAAATTGAAGAAGGCGATAATAATACATTGCTTGCAAAAGGTCGTTTGAAATCTCAAGCTCCTGATGTAGACGGTAATATGTACATTGAGGACTGCGGTGAAGATGTTCAACCTGGTGACATTCTCAAGGTACAAGTAGAACAAGGTTTTGCGTACGACGTTGTCGCTACTGTTGTAGAATAA
- a CDS encoding competence/damage-inducible protein A, with protein MIVELISTGSELLLGDTVNTNVSWLAQELNKLGYTIAHQSVVGDNPKRMAEVFQLASTRADIVISTGGLGPTQGDITRNVLADSIGRPIVFNQEAMDEVKHFFDRVKRTVPDASRREAELPEGANVLHNPVGVAPGVVVEDGDTTYILLPGPPGEMKGMFHDSVVPYLMNRFGSQGVVTSYRYGVYDIREIDLENTLMDLIKNQSNPTIALLIKKGYIEVRITAKADTLEAAHEVLNPWDAIIRERLGARVGRDLTVSMEETLGHVLLEEQSTISTAESCTSGLVGKLLTNVSGSSEYYMGGVISYSNDIKHRVLGVPQDMLDTYGAVSEQVAKAMAEGARTIGQTTYAVSTTGIAGPGGGSPEKPVGLVWFGVTGPHGTVAHKANLIGNREDIRQSAAELALYYVYTYITEKGK; from the coding sequence ATGATTGTAGAACTTATTTCTACAGGTTCAGAATTATTGCTAGGCGATACGGTGAATACAAATGTATCTTGGCTAGCACAAGAATTAAATAAATTAGGCTATACTATTGCTCATCAATCTGTAGTGGGGGATAATCCTAAGCGCATGGCAGAGGTCTTTCAATTAGCTAGCACTAGAGCGGACATCGTTATTAGTACTGGCGGATTAGGACCAACGCAAGGAGATATTACGCGTAATGTATTAGCCGATTCTATTGGACGACCTATTGTATTTAATCAAGAGGCAATGGATGAGGTTAAACATTTCTTTGATCGTGTAAAACGTACCGTGCCGGATGCAAGTCGTCGAGAAGCTGAGTTGCCTGAAGGCGCAAATGTATTACATAATCCGGTAGGCGTGGCGCCTGGTGTTGTAGTGGAAGATGGCGATACTACATACATACTTTTGCCAGGACCTCCTGGTGAGATGAAGGGGATGTTCCACGATAGTGTGGTGCCTTATTTAATGAATCGATTTGGTTCACAAGGTGTTGTTACCTCCTATCGCTATGGCGTATATGATATTCGTGAAATTGATCTAGAAAATACCTTGATGGATCTCATTAAGAACCAATCGAATCCAACCATTGCCTTGCTCATTAAAAAGGGGTATATAGAGGTTCGTATTACTGCTAAGGCTGACACCTTAGAGGCTGCCCATGAGGTTCTCAATCCTTGGGATGCTATTATTCGAGAACGATTAGGAGCTCGTGTAGGACGTGACTTGACTGTTTCTATGGAGGAAACACTAGGTCATGTATTACTTGAAGAGCAGAGCACGATTAGTACTGCTGAATCTTGTACTTCTGGATTAGTTGGTAAGTTATTGACTAATGTCAGCGGTAGTAGTGAATACTACATGGGTGGCGTTATTTCGTATAGCAACGACATAAAACATCGTGTGCTAGGGGTACCACAAGACATGCTCGATACGTATGGTGCCGTAAGTGAGCAAGTCGCTAAGGCTATGGCAGAGGGAGCACGAACTATTGGTCAAACAACATATGCCGTTTCTACGACTGGCATAGCTGGTCCTGGCGGCGGTAGTCCTGAGAAGCCAGTTGGTCTTGTGTGGTTCGGTGTAACTGGACCTCATGGGACAGTAGCTCACAAGGCTAATTTAATTGGTAATCGCGAAGATATTCGACAAAGTGCAGCAGAGCTAGCACTATATTATGTGTATACTTATATAACAGAAAAGGGGAAATAA